In a single window of the Rhodamnia argentea isolate NSW1041297 chromosome 2, ASM2092103v1, whole genome shotgun sequence genome:
- the LOC115734681 gene encoding vacuolar iron transporter homolog 3-like: MASNHPSSPHNDVKLPLPNPCDAIPASQLEGQKEEFNYSKRSQWLRAAVLGANDGLVSTASLMMGVGAVKQDMKAMILTGFAGLVAGACSMAIGEFVSVYSQLDIELAQIKRDKERSTNGQMDRGEEENGDNGEEGGLPNPLQAASASALSFSVGAMVPLLAASFIRSYRARLGAVIAAVTIALMAFGWLGAVLGKAPVVRSSLRVLIGGWLAMAITYGLTKLIGANAL, from the coding sequence ATGGCCTCCAACCATCCCTCTTCCCCTCACAATGATGTTAAGCTCCCTCTCCCCAACCCTTGCGACGCCATCCCGGCATCGCAGCTCGAGGGCCAGAAGGAGGAGTTCAACTACTCGAAGCGATCGCAGTGGCTGCGGGCCGCTGTCCTCGGGGCGAACGACGGGCTCGTGTCGACCGCATCGCTCATGATGGGGGTCGGTGCGGTGAAGCAGGACATGAAGGCCATGATCCTGACCGGCTTTGCGGGCCTGGTGGCCGGGGCGTGTAGCATGGCCATAGGGGAGTTTGTGTCCGTGTACTCCCAACTGGACATAGAGTTGGCCCAAATAAAGAGGGACAAGGAGAGGTCCACCAACGGACAAATGgacagaggagaagaagagaacggTGACAATGGAGAGGAAGGGGGCTTGCCCAATCCGTTGCAGGCTGCCTCAGCCTCAGCTCTTTCCTTCTCTGTCGGGGCCATGGTGCCGCTACTGGCAGCCTCCTTCATAAGGAGCTACAGGGCGAGGCTCGGGGCTGTGATCGCAGCAGTCACCATCGCTCTCATGGCGTTCGGGTGGCTAGGGGCGGTCCTGGGGAAGGCGCCAGTCGTGAGGTCATCGCTTAGGGTGTTGATCGGAGGCTGGCTGGCAATGGCAATTACCTATGGGCTGACCAAGCTGATTGGTGCGAACGCTCTCTGA
- the LOC115734637 gene encoding eukaryotic translation initiation factor 5B-like isoform X2, translating into MGRKKPSTRDEDNQAPAATGKSKKKSLVVDDDEYSIGTDLSEEPAAQVLEEKLPAAGKQKGIKGAARARPTTEEEEEEDVEEGVGEDDEDAPAMALRGKKKMKSKKGGKSAFSASNFGLLGEEGEDNEDVSVASSVTGGGDSDDAEDEPVVSFSGKKKLSKKNNKGDSSFSSSAFDALNDQEGDDGEVIHSDDRIDGNSDDEAAPVIAFTGKKKPSKGSKKGASAFSALGFGALDDGEENEDKKDDDDEEDISITFSGKKKKSSKPSKKNSNSFSTALLDEGEQDEEGKKDEDHDEDVAAITFSGKKKKSSKPSKKSANLFSAAFEGDEDDSSVVEAPKAIDDSVDRDEGLAVSFSGKKKPSKKKSSIVSDVVEPQQPDVPLNDLEVSKKSEDAPETSKNKKKKKKSGRTAQEEDDLDKILAELGEMPSVSKPSEPPPEEEKASVQPESVAPTEPAAEKEIEEESLESAAAKKKKKKKEKEKEKKAAAAAATAAVVDIKEEKLEEVKSETATSKKVDAKGKAADKKVPKHVREMQEALARRKEAEERKRREEEERQKKEEEERRRQEELERQAEEAKRRKKEREKEKLLKKKQEGRLLTGKQKEEARRLEAMRNQILANTAGLHISAGETSGAPTKRPKYQSKKSKQAQHQANGAAPVKEVQSIESEEIMQEPVIEADTVESENVEEVDTMSVEEKSEVTDAAEENGMEEEDDEEWDAKSWDDINISVKSSFADEEADSEPEPVMKKGLRSAAPVSRTTAPAAGKSAVAPKKAVVSEPEKSQIVETRKSLPEAEVMEKNRRKAAAVQEVSFSDATFNPSGHNLRSPICCIMGHVDTGKTKLLDCIRGTNVQEGEAGGITQQIGATYFPAENIRERTKELGDAKLNVPGLLVIDTPGHESFTNLRSRGSGLCDIAILVVDIMHGLEPQTIESLNLLKMRNTEFIVALNKVDRLYGWKTCRNSPIIKAMKEQTKDVQNEFNMRLTQIMTQFKEQGLNTELYYKNKEKGEVFSIVPTSAISGEGVPDLLLLLVLWTQKTMVEKLTFRDEVQCTVLEVKVVEGHGTTIDVVLVNGVLHEGDQIVVCGLQGPIVTSIRALLTPHPMKELRVKGTYLHHKEIKAAQGIKITAQGLEHAIAGTGLYVVGPDDYLEDVKDAAMEDMRSVMSRIDRSGEGVCVQASTLGSLEALLEYLKSPEVSIPVSGISIGPVHKKDVMKASVMLEKTKEYATILAFDVKVTPEARELADELGVKIFIADIIYHLFDQFKAYIDTIKEEKRKEAADEAVFPCVLKILPNCVFNKKDPIVLGVDVLEGIAKVGTPVCIPQREFIDIGRIASIENNHKPVDTAKKGQKVAIKIVGSNPEEQQKMFGRHFDLEDELVSHITRRSIDILKTNYRDDLSNEEWRLVVKLKNLFKIQ; encoded by the exons ATGGGGCGGAAGAAGCCTTCCACGCGAGACGAGGACAATCAAGCTCCTGCGGCCACTGGTAAGTCGAAGAAGAAGTCCCTCGTCGTTGACGACGACGAGTACTCGATTGGGACTGATTTATCTGAAGAGCCAGCGGCGCAAGTTCTGGAGGAGAAGTTACCTGCTGCCGGAAAACAGAAGGGCATAAAGGGGGCTGCGAGGGCTCGACCAActacagaggaggaggaggaggaggatgtggAGGAGGGGGTTGGAGAGGACGATGAGGATGCTCCAGCAATGGCActtagagggaaaaagaaaatgaaatcgaagaaagggggaaaaagtgCATTCTCGGCCTCGAATTTCGGGCTGCTTGGAGAAGAGGGTGAAGATAATGAGGATGTGTCTGTTGCATCTAGTGTGACTGGTGGTGGGGATAGTGATGATGCGGAGGACGAACCGGTCGTGAGCTTTTCGGGCAAGAAGAAGCTTTCTAAGAAGAATAATAAAGGTGACAGCTCGTTTTCTTCTTCAGCTTTTGATGCCTTAAATGATCAGGAAGGAGATGACGGGGAGGTGATCCACAGTGATGATAGAATAGATGGCAACAGCGATGATGAGGCAGCACCGGTTATTGCTTTTACTGGGAAAAAGAAGCCCTCTAAAGGGAGCAAGAAAGGTGCCAGTGCATTTAGTGCCTTGGGTTTTGGGGCTTTGGATGACGGGGAAGAAAATGAGGACAAGAAAGACGACGATGATGAGGAAGACATTTCTATTACCTTCTCTGGTAAAAAGAAGAAGTCTTCCAAGCCCTCAAAAAAGAACAGCAATTCTTTTAGTACAGCCTTACTCGATGAAGGCGAACAAGATGAGGAAGGGAAGAAAGATGAAGATCACGATGAAGATGTTGCTGCTATCACTTTTTCgggcaagaagaagaagtcttCTAAGCCCTCAAAGAAGAGTGCTAATTTATTTAGTGCTGCTTTTGAAGGTGATGAGGATGATTCTTCTGTAGTGGAAGCTCCTAAAGCCATTGATGACTCTGTTGACAGAGACGAGGGTCTGGCTGTCTCCTTTTCAGGGAAGAAAAAACCTTCGAAGAAGAAGAGTAGCATTGTCTCTGATGTAGTAGAACCGCAGCAACCCGATGTACCactgaatgatttggaag TGAGTAAGAAAAGTGAAGATGCACCAGAAACTTctaagaacaagaagaagaagaagaaaagtggaaGGACTGCTCAGGAAGAGGACGATTTGGATAAAATACTTGCTGAGCTGGGTGAAATGCCTTCTGTATCAAAACCTAGTGAGCCACCACCGGAAGAGGAGAAAGCCTCTGTCCAGCCTGAGTCAGTTGCCCCTACTGAACCTGCTgccgaaaaagaaattgaagaagaaagtttGGAATCTGCTgcagcaaagaagaagaagaaaaagaaagaaaaggaaaaagagaagaaagcagCAGCTGCAGCGGCTACTGCTGCCGTTGTTGacattaaagaagaaaaacttgaagaagtaaaGAGTGAAACTGCCACTTCCAAAAAGGTTGATGCTAAGGGTAAAGCTGCTGACAAGAAAGTGCCAAAACATGTTAGGGAGATGCAGGAGGCACTTGCTAGAAGGAAGGAAGctgaagagaggaaaagaagagaagaggaggagagacaaaagaaggaagaagaggagcgaCGCAGACAAGAAGAACTTGAGAGGCAAGCAGAGGAGGCTAAGcgtaggaaaaaggaaagggaaaaagagaagcttCTAAAGAAGAAACAGGAAGGTAGGCTTTTAACAGGAAAGCAGAAAGAAGAGGCTCGGCGGTTGGAGGCCATGAGGAATCAGATACTTGCTAACACTGCAGGTTTGCATATATCTGCTGGAGAAACTAGTGGTGCCCCGACAAAACGGCCCAAGTATCAGTCCAAGAAATCAAAACAAGCTCAGCACCAGGCAAATGGTGCTGCCCCTGTGAAAGAAGTGCAGAGCATAGAATCAGAGGAAATTATGCAGGAGCCTGTAATTGAGGCAGATACAGTGGAATCAGAGAATGTCGAAGAAGTAGATACAATGAGTGTGGAGGAGAAGTCAGAAGTCACTGATGCAGCTGAAGAGAACGGAATGGAGGAAGAGGATGATGAGGAATGGGATGCAAAGAGCTGGGATGATATTAATATCTCTGTCAAAAGCTCCTTTGCTGATGAAGAGGCCGACTCTGAGCCTGAACCAGTTATGAAAAAGGGTTTAAGGAGTGCGGCACCTGTGTCTCGTACTACAG CTCCTGCTGCTGGGAAGTCAGCTGTTGCTCCCAAGAAGGCCGTAGTTTCTGAGCCTGAAAAGTCCCAAATAGTTGAAACGAGGAAAAGCCTTCCAGAAGCTGAAGTGATGGAGAAGAACAGGCGAAAAGCTGCTGCTGTACAAGAAGTGTCTTTTTCTGATGCCACATTTAACCCAAGTGGACACAACCTCCGTTCCCCAATTTGTTGTATTATGGGGCACGTTGATACAGGTAAGACCAAGCTTCTAGACTGCATCCGAGGCACTAATGTGCAGGAAGGTGAAGCTGGGGGTATTACACAGCAGATTGGTGCCACATACTTCCCAGCCGAGAACATAAGAGAGAGAACTAAAGAACTGGGAGATGCAAAACTGAATGTGCCTGGACTATTGGTTATTGATACCCCAGGACATGAATCATTCACGAATTTAAGGTCACGGGGTTCAGGTTTATGTGACATTGCCATCCTGGTGGTTGACATAATGCATGGCTTGGAGCCACAAACCATAGAATCACTAAATCTTCTGAAGATGAGAAATACAGAGTTCATTGTGGCGTTAAATAAG GTAGACAGATTGTATGGTTGGAAAACATGTCGAAATTCACCAATTATCAAAGCAATGAAGGAACAAACGAAAGATGTACAGAACGAGTTCAATATGAGGCTCACGCAG ATTATGACTCAGTTCAAGGAGCAGGGCCTAAATACCGAATtatattacaaaaataaagagaaggGTGAAGTTTTCAGTATTGTGCCTACAAGTGCTATTAG TGGCGAGGGAGTCCCAGATTTGTTGCTATTACTTGTTCTGTGGACTCAGAAGACAATGGTCGAAAAATTAACATTTAGGGATGAAGTTCAG TGTACTGTGTTGGAAGTCAAGGTGGTTGAAGGCCATGGAACAACTATCGATGTTGTTCTAGTTAATGGTGTGCTACATGAAGGAGACCAAATTGTTGTTTGTGGCTTGCAG GGGCCGATTGTCACTTCTATAAGAGCTTTGCTGACCCCCCATCCAATGAAGGAACTTCGTGTTAAG GGAACATATCTGCACCATAAAGAAATCAAAGCTGCTCAGGGTATCAAGATCACTGCTCAG GGTCTGGAACATGCTATTGCTGGTACTGGTTTATATGTGGTGGGACCTGATGACTATTTGGAGGATGTGAAGGATGCAGCTATGGAAGATATGAGATCTGTTATGAGCAGGATCGACAGAAGTGGTGAAGGGGTATGTGTACAAGCATCTACACTTGGTTCTTTGGAAGCATTGCTGGAATATTTGAAGTCCCCGGAAGTGAGTATCCCTGTCAGTGGTATAAGCATTGGTCCTGTCCATAAGAAGGATGTGATGAAAGCCAGCGTAATGCTTGAAAAGACGAAGGAATATGCCACGATCTTGGCTTTTGATGTCAAAGTGACTCCTGAAGCTCGTGAACTGGCAGATGAATTGGGAGTGAAGATTTTTATTGCAGACATCATTTACCACctttttgaccaatttaagGCTTACATCGACACAATTaaagaggagaagaggaaggaagCTGCTGACGAGGCAGTTTTCCCATGTGTCCTTAAAATTTTACCAAACTGTGTTTTCAACAAGAAGGATCCCATTGTTTTGGGGGTTGATGTTCTTGAAGGCATTGCCAAG GTTGGTACTCCAGTTTGTATTCCGCAAAGGGAGTTCATTGATATCGGTCGGATTGCCTCTATTGAAAACAATCATAAACCAGTTGATACTGCCAAGAAAGGCCAGAAGGTTGCCATTAAG ATTGTTGGCTCAAATCCTGAGGAGCAGCAGAAGATGTTTGGCCGGCATTTCGACTTGGAAGATGAACTTGTCAGTCATATCACAAGGAGGTCAATTGACATTCTCAAAACGAATTACAGG GATGACTTATCTAATGAAGAATGGAGGCTGGTGGTGAAGCTGAAGAACCTTTTCAAAATACAGTGA
- the LOC115734637 gene encoding eukaryotic translation initiation factor 5B-like isoform X1: MGRKKPSTRDEDNQAPAATGKSKKKSLVVDDDEYSIGTDLSEEPAAQVLEEKLPAAGKQKGIKGAARARPTTEEEEEEDVEEGVGEDDEDAPAMALRGKKKMKSKKGGKSAFSASNFGLLGEEGEDNEDVSVASSVTGGGDSDDAEDEPVVSFSGKKKLSKKNNKGDSSFSSSAFDALNDQEGDDGEVIHSDDRIDGNSDDEAAPVIAFTGKKKPSKGSKKGASAFSALGFGALDDGEENEDKKDDDDEEDISITFSGKKKKSSKPSKKNSNSFSTALLDEGEQDEEGKKDEDHDEDVAAITFSGKKKKSSKPSKKSANLFSAAFEGDEDDSSVVEAPKAIDDSVDRDEGLAVSFSGKKKPSKKKSSIVSDVVEPQQPDVPLNDLEVSKKSEDAPETSKNKKKKKKSGRTAQEEDDLDKILAELGEMPSVSKPSEPPPEEEKASVQPESVAPTEPAAEKEIEEESLESAAAKKKKKKKEKEKEKKAAAAAATAAVVDIKEEKLEEVKSETATSKKVDAKGKAADKKVPKHVREMQEALARRKEAEERKRREEEERQKKEEEERRRQEELERQAEEAKRRKKEREKEKLLKKKQEGRLLTGKQKEEARRLEAMRNQILANTAGLHISAGETSGAPTKRPKYQSKKSKQAQHQANGAAPVKEVQSIESEEIMQEPVIEADTVESENVEEVDTMSVEEKSEVTDAAEENGMEEEDDEEWDAKSWDDINISVKSSFADEEADSEPEPVMKKGLRSAAPVSRTTGAPAAGKSAVAPKKAVVSEPEKSQIVETRKSLPEAEVMEKNRRKAAAVQEVSFSDATFNPSGHNLRSPICCIMGHVDTGKTKLLDCIRGTNVQEGEAGGITQQIGATYFPAENIRERTKELGDAKLNVPGLLVIDTPGHESFTNLRSRGSGLCDIAILVVDIMHGLEPQTIESLNLLKMRNTEFIVALNKVDRLYGWKTCRNSPIIKAMKEQTKDVQNEFNMRLTQIMTQFKEQGLNTELYYKNKEKGEVFSIVPTSAISGEGVPDLLLLLVLWTQKTMVEKLTFRDEVQCTVLEVKVVEGHGTTIDVVLVNGVLHEGDQIVVCGLQGPIVTSIRALLTPHPMKELRVKGTYLHHKEIKAAQGIKITAQGLEHAIAGTGLYVVGPDDYLEDVKDAAMEDMRSVMSRIDRSGEGVCVQASTLGSLEALLEYLKSPEVSIPVSGISIGPVHKKDVMKASVMLEKTKEYATILAFDVKVTPEARELADELGVKIFIADIIYHLFDQFKAYIDTIKEEKRKEAADEAVFPCVLKILPNCVFNKKDPIVLGVDVLEGIAKVGTPVCIPQREFIDIGRIASIENNHKPVDTAKKGQKVAIKIVGSNPEEQQKMFGRHFDLEDELVSHITRRSIDILKTNYRDDLSNEEWRLVVKLKNLFKIQ; this comes from the exons ATGGGGCGGAAGAAGCCTTCCACGCGAGACGAGGACAATCAAGCTCCTGCGGCCACTGGTAAGTCGAAGAAGAAGTCCCTCGTCGTTGACGACGACGAGTACTCGATTGGGACTGATTTATCTGAAGAGCCAGCGGCGCAAGTTCTGGAGGAGAAGTTACCTGCTGCCGGAAAACAGAAGGGCATAAAGGGGGCTGCGAGGGCTCGACCAActacagaggaggaggaggaggaggatgtggAGGAGGGGGTTGGAGAGGACGATGAGGATGCTCCAGCAATGGCActtagagggaaaaagaaaatgaaatcgaagaaagggggaaaaagtgCATTCTCGGCCTCGAATTTCGGGCTGCTTGGAGAAGAGGGTGAAGATAATGAGGATGTGTCTGTTGCATCTAGTGTGACTGGTGGTGGGGATAGTGATGATGCGGAGGACGAACCGGTCGTGAGCTTTTCGGGCAAGAAGAAGCTTTCTAAGAAGAATAATAAAGGTGACAGCTCGTTTTCTTCTTCAGCTTTTGATGCCTTAAATGATCAGGAAGGAGATGACGGGGAGGTGATCCACAGTGATGATAGAATAGATGGCAACAGCGATGATGAGGCAGCACCGGTTATTGCTTTTACTGGGAAAAAGAAGCCCTCTAAAGGGAGCAAGAAAGGTGCCAGTGCATTTAGTGCCTTGGGTTTTGGGGCTTTGGATGACGGGGAAGAAAATGAGGACAAGAAAGACGACGATGATGAGGAAGACATTTCTATTACCTTCTCTGGTAAAAAGAAGAAGTCTTCCAAGCCCTCAAAAAAGAACAGCAATTCTTTTAGTACAGCCTTACTCGATGAAGGCGAACAAGATGAGGAAGGGAAGAAAGATGAAGATCACGATGAAGATGTTGCTGCTATCACTTTTTCgggcaagaagaagaagtcttCTAAGCCCTCAAAGAAGAGTGCTAATTTATTTAGTGCTGCTTTTGAAGGTGATGAGGATGATTCTTCTGTAGTGGAAGCTCCTAAAGCCATTGATGACTCTGTTGACAGAGACGAGGGTCTGGCTGTCTCCTTTTCAGGGAAGAAAAAACCTTCGAAGAAGAAGAGTAGCATTGTCTCTGATGTAGTAGAACCGCAGCAACCCGATGTACCactgaatgatttggaag TGAGTAAGAAAAGTGAAGATGCACCAGAAACTTctaagaacaagaagaagaagaagaaaagtggaaGGACTGCTCAGGAAGAGGACGATTTGGATAAAATACTTGCTGAGCTGGGTGAAATGCCTTCTGTATCAAAACCTAGTGAGCCACCACCGGAAGAGGAGAAAGCCTCTGTCCAGCCTGAGTCAGTTGCCCCTACTGAACCTGCTgccgaaaaagaaattgaagaagaaagtttGGAATCTGCTgcagcaaagaagaagaagaaaaagaaagaaaaggaaaaagagaagaaagcagCAGCTGCAGCGGCTACTGCTGCCGTTGTTGacattaaagaagaaaaacttgaagaagtaaaGAGTGAAACTGCCACTTCCAAAAAGGTTGATGCTAAGGGTAAAGCTGCTGACAAGAAAGTGCCAAAACATGTTAGGGAGATGCAGGAGGCACTTGCTAGAAGGAAGGAAGctgaagagaggaaaagaagagaagaggaggagagacaaaagaaggaagaagaggagcgaCGCAGACAAGAAGAACTTGAGAGGCAAGCAGAGGAGGCTAAGcgtaggaaaaaggaaagggaaaaagagaagcttCTAAAGAAGAAACAGGAAGGTAGGCTTTTAACAGGAAAGCAGAAAGAAGAGGCTCGGCGGTTGGAGGCCATGAGGAATCAGATACTTGCTAACACTGCAGGTTTGCATATATCTGCTGGAGAAACTAGTGGTGCCCCGACAAAACGGCCCAAGTATCAGTCCAAGAAATCAAAACAAGCTCAGCACCAGGCAAATGGTGCTGCCCCTGTGAAAGAAGTGCAGAGCATAGAATCAGAGGAAATTATGCAGGAGCCTGTAATTGAGGCAGATACAGTGGAATCAGAGAATGTCGAAGAAGTAGATACAATGAGTGTGGAGGAGAAGTCAGAAGTCACTGATGCAGCTGAAGAGAACGGAATGGAGGAAGAGGATGATGAGGAATGGGATGCAAAGAGCTGGGATGATATTAATATCTCTGTCAAAAGCTCCTTTGCTGATGAAGAGGCCGACTCTGAGCCTGAACCAGTTATGAAAAAGGGTTTAAGGAGTGCGGCACCTGTGTCTCGTACTACAGGT GCTCCTGCTGCTGGGAAGTCAGCTGTTGCTCCCAAGAAGGCCGTAGTTTCTGAGCCTGAAAAGTCCCAAATAGTTGAAACGAGGAAAAGCCTTCCAGAAGCTGAAGTGATGGAGAAGAACAGGCGAAAAGCTGCTGCTGTACAAGAAGTGTCTTTTTCTGATGCCACATTTAACCCAAGTGGACACAACCTCCGTTCCCCAATTTGTTGTATTATGGGGCACGTTGATACAGGTAAGACCAAGCTTCTAGACTGCATCCGAGGCACTAATGTGCAGGAAGGTGAAGCTGGGGGTATTACACAGCAGATTGGTGCCACATACTTCCCAGCCGAGAACATAAGAGAGAGAACTAAAGAACTGGGAGATGCAAAACTGAATGTGCCTGGACTATTGGTTATTGATACCCCAGGACATGAATCATTCACGAATTTAAGGTCACGGGGTTCAGGTTTATGTGACATTGCCATCCTGGTGGTTGACATAATGCATGGCTTGGAGCCACAAACCATAGAATCACTAAATCTTCTGAAGATGAGAAATACAGAGTTCATTGTGGCGTTAAATAAG GTAGACAGATTGTATGGTTGGAAAACATGTCGAAATTCACCAATTATCAAAGCAATGAAGGAACAAACGAAAGATGTACAGAACGAGTTCAATATGAGGCTCACGCAG ATTATGACTCAGTTCAAGGAGCAGGGCCTAAATACCGAATtatattacaaaaataaagagaaggGTGAAGTTTTCAGTATTGTGCCTACAAGTGCTATTAG TGGCGAGGGAGTCCCAGATTTGTTGCTATTACTTGTTCTGTGGACTCAGAAGACAATGGTCGAAAAATTAACATTTAGGGATGAAGTTCAG TGTACTGTGTTGGAAGTCAAGGTGGTTGAAGGCCATGGAACAACTATCGATGTTGTTCTAGTTAATGGTGTGCTACATGAAGGAGACCAAATTGTTGTTTGTGGCTTGCAG GGGCCGATTGTCACTTCTATAAGAGCTTTGCTGACCCCCCATCCAATGAAGGAACTTCGTGTTAAG GGAACATATCTGCACCATAAAGAAATCAAAGCTGCTCAGGGTATCAAGATCACTGCTCAG GGTCTGGAACATGCTATTGCTGGTACTGGTTTATATGTGGTGGGACCTGATGACTATTTGGAGGATGTGAAGGATGCAGCTATGGAAGATATGAGATCTGTTATGAGCAGGATCGACAGAAGTGGTGAAGGGGTATGTGTACAAGCATCTACACTTGGTTCTTTGGAAGCATTGCTGGAATATTTGAAGTCCCCGGAAGTGAGTATCCCTGTCAGTGGTATAAGCATTGGTCCTGTCCATAAGAAGGATGTGATGAAAGCCAGCGTAATGCTTGAAAAGACGAAGGAATATGCCACGATCTTGGCTTTTGATGTCAAAGTGACTCCTGAAGCTCGTGAACTGGCAGATGAATTGGGAGTGAAGATTTTTATTGCAGACATCATTTACCACctttttgaccaatttaagGCTTACATCGACACAATTaaagaggagaagaggaaggaagCTGCTGACGAGGCAGTTTTCCCATGTGTCCTTAAAATTTTACCAAACTGTGTTTTCAACAAGAAGGATCCCATTGTTTTGGGGGTTGATGTTCTTGAAGGCATTGCCAAG GTTGGTACTCCAGTTTGTATTCCGCAAAGGGAGTTCATTGATATCGGTCGGATTGCCTCTATTGAAAACAATCATAAACCAGTTGATACTGCCAAGAAAGGCCAGAAGGTTGCCATTAAG ATTGTTGGCTCAAATCCTGAGGAGCAGCAGAAGATGTTTGGCCGGCATTTCGACTTGGAAGATGAACTTGTCAGTCATATCACAAGGAGGTCAATTGACATTCTCAAAACGAATTACAGG GATGACTTATCTAATGAAGAATGGAGGCTGGTGGTGAAGCTGAAGAACCTTTTCAAAATACAGTGA
- the LOC115739297 gene encoding cytochrome b-c1 complex subunit 6-1, mitochondrial, producing MADEEPVDQKKYFEDSCKPKCVKPLLEYEACVKRIHGDESGHKHCTGQYFDYWSCVDKCVAPKLFPKLK from the exons AT GGCGGATGAGGAGCCTGTTGATCAAAAGAAGTACTTTGAGGACTCTTGCAAGCCGAAATGTGTGAAACCTTTGCTCGAGTATGAG GCATGCGTGAAGAGGATCCACGGAGATGAATCAGGGCACAAGCACTGCACCGGGCAGTACTTTGATTATTGGTCTTGTGTGGATAAATGT GTTGCTCCTAAATTATTCCCAAAACTGAAGTGA
- the LOC115737648 gene encoding fructose-1,6-bisphosphatase, cytosolic: protein MDHAGDAHRTDLMTITRFVLNEQSRHPESRGDFTILLSHIVLGCKFVCSAVNKAGLAKLIGLAGETNVQGEEQKKLDVLSNEVFIKALVSSGRTCILVSEEDEEATFVEPSKRGKYSVVFDPLDGSSNIDCGVSIGTIFGIYMIKHSNDPTLTDVLQPGKNMLAAGYCMYGSSCTLVLSTGTGVNGFTLDPSLGEFILTHPDIKIPKKGKIYSVNEGNAKNWDGPTAKYVEKCKFPKDGSSSKSLRYIGSMVADVHRTLLYGGIFLYPADKKSPTGKLRVLYEVFPMSFLMEQAGGQAFTGKQRALDLIPTKIHERSPIFLGSYDDVEEIKALYAAEEKKE, encoded by the exons ATGGACCACGCTGGCGATGCTCACCGGACGGACCTGATGACCATAACTCGCTTCGTGCTCAACGAGCAGTCCAGGCACCCCGAGTCCCGCGGCGATTTCACCATCCTCCTCAGTCACATTGTTCTCGGCTGCAAGTTCGTCTGCTCTGCTGTTAACAAG GCAGGCCTTGCCAAATTGATCGGGCTTGCTGGAGAGACCAATGTCCAG gGTGAAGAGCAGAAGAAGCTGGATGTGCTTTCGAATGAAGTATTTATAAAGGCATTGGTCAGCAGTGGCCGCACA TGCATTCTCGTGTCAGAGGAGGATGAAGAGGCAACGTTTGTGGAGCCATCTAAGCGTGGAAA GTATAGTGTTGTTTTTGATCCGCTGGATGGATCCTCTAACATCGACTGCGGTGTTTCAATTGGAACT ATCTTTGGGATCTATATGATCAAGCATAGTAATGATCCAACTTTAACGGATGTGTTGCAACCTGGGAAAAACATGCTGGCAGCTGGCTATTGCATGTATGGCAGTTCTTGCACG CTTGTGCTAAGCACTGGAACTGGTGTTAATGGTTTTACCCTGGATCCATCATTGGGCGAATTCATTCTCACCCATCCAGACATCAAG ATTCCAAAGAAAGGGAAGATCTACTCGGTGAATGAGGGAAATGCTAAAAACTGGGATGGTCCAACTGCTAA GTATGTTGAGAAATGCAAGTTCCCAAAAGATGGATCGTCGTCAAAATCTTTAAGATACATTGGAAG CATGGTAGCTGATGTTCATCGTACCTTACTATATGGAGGCATCTTTTTGTACCCTGCTGATAAGAAGAGTCCCACTGGAAAACTACG CGTTCTTTATGAAGTCTTCCCGATGTCATTCTTGATGGAACAAGCAGGAGGTCAGGCCTTTACTGGGAAGCAACGG GCACTTGACTTGATCCCAACCAAGATACATGAGCGGTCTCCCATATTCCTGGGCAGCTACGACGACGTGGAGGAAATCAAGGCACTCTATGCTgctgaagagaaaaaagaataa
- the LOC115739132 gene encoding sm-like protein LSM3B, whose product MASEEESAVKEPLDLIRLSLDERIYVKLRSDRELRGKLHAYDQHLNMILGDVEEVVTTVEIDDETYEEIVRTTKRTVPFLFVRGDGVILVSPPLRTA is encoded by the exons atggCGAGCGAGGAAGAGAGCGCGGTGAAGGAGCCTTTGGATCTGATCAGGCTCAGCCTCGACGAGCGTATCTACGTCAAGCTCCGCTCCGACCGCGAGCTCCGAGGCAAGCTCCAT GCATATGATCAGCATTTGAACATGATACTCGGGGATGTTGAGGAAGTCGTTACTACTGTAGAAATTGATGATGAAACTTATGAAGAGATTGTACGG ACCACAAAACGCACAGTTCCATTTCTCTTTGTTAGAGGGGATGGTGTCATTTTGGTATCTCCTCCTCTAAGGACGGCATGA